The following coding sequences lie in one Natronorubrum tibetense GA33 genomic window:
- a CDS encoding right-handed parallel beta-helix repeat-containing protein, with translation MVTSIAAPVGAVGASGVADDGGLADGMEGLSPDLGGEGANLLSTDGDNGEEVADPEEDDEVAESDADDEATDESDESEEDDGAEDEPEEDDEKADESGDSSDFDQVQTTSTSSLSCEQTVDAGESIQSAIYDAEWGDTICVGSGTYEEDLRFDSGGITLVADGDVTLAPEDETFTGVFVNASSVTVEGFDVREFSRGIHVASDTSSVEIRDNNVTANDDGVHLAGVTGTVIDGNTFTANAENGIVFHEYSSHEAIEITNNTITDNEYHAIRAIGERVGNGASGTLVSGNTISNNTGTDSSPAISFRQSSDTTVVDNDIQHDGQIAIDIRDYSSDALIERNTITNTSRGIHLGDASSIEIRDNDIEGLSASAIWMRASDEVEIVDNRLDGNGQGISSGGDTLLVENNTISSDGSDLSLSSTTDATVRDNEFAHGVTMSSGTNEQELDHFRHEFDDNTVGGDDLVYVRDADGVTITPSSYPDAGQLIVANSTDVEISDFELGGTVAAIQLGVTEGTIVANNTVSDGIEGGKGGIIDMGSTGSLIEHNDVSTVQYGVQLVGGSDSIVRDNTVSDTVGTDQAYTFGIHLERHGENHVVRDNTVTGSYSDGIHVAQSTDGTLVEGNTLENNDRHGLQIRWNAEDSVVRDNEISGNSDDGIYLERADRTVVEGNDVSENTQGIAAGRDTVDLWIEDNTITDNSLQGIQLEPPGAFTSGDAPYNATILDNEIADNARDGILLDEAAAATVVGNAITNNGHVDPTYSYITYGNGIGLSDAINATVERNTIEESVVDGIDVGAGSGNAMLSNNTVTHSGDRGIHVDAENATLRHNSIVDNPEGLESSGVEVDARLNWWGAESGPSGGVSDPDTGATASGSGDSVSADVRFDPWTKTDPADDAPHFAVSVAETNSPVTAGEPLEVDVTVENTGTEAGTQTISLEAFDGSTVDELEELSLDPDENHTATLTWETETDDASSGDVTVRSEDDDVTASVSVDQDEPVTITESTVISAPGTYLLDANLTDDTTAIEITSSDVVFDGQGHTITGIDDASDGWEYGVYVNGSAETLTNVTVRDVTVTEWRQGVRYSGANDGTVSDVVAEYNSGGFVIRDASNNAFTNLTARHNDNTGISAGSTIGDVTLHNSFTNVTAHDNGDVGINMAGDSNDIVGANVSSNHVGIETWGTGNTFIDATVDDNSQYGLNLESSGTAGNTFETVNVSGNGWHDIRVGSDGNTLTNVTASGEHGTAIYLVGDLSGGPAASHNTFESLTVTDTDEDAIGLSNADHNEFTDVTYADSDGRAVSVTSRSENNEFTDVTVTGGAASAVYLAPSDNYDNTFTNVQVTGAQGGLSIYGDGTTVTDLTVEDVAGTGISVSSSATDSVVSGVTISNTTTGVAMTGTPTNNSLSDVVIDGADTGLSVAGPDNALSNVTVTDTDTGVSVGESATTDFETITLEETTISFAAQNVEIDSATEPDDLPAEVSPFDMYANVSEAGDDPQLEYLRFHYDDSDVFDIDESTLEIWQFDGTWNSPADGSYDSGVNATEQYVYAENVTEFATFGVFNDGLQPVSDVTDVSLNTDEVAEGDNVTVSATVENVGEEGGTLSIPLEIDGDVVDTKTVDLGPGEITEIEFTHAFDEVGTFDVRVGGSDAGEVIVHEGPDISVFGASTDRTELSEDGETVTVTGDLYNAGAEGEHTVRLLADGEVVDETDVTVGPGIERDGVELSWTPSSEEFPPAGEHTDVTLTLDGLLVETVTLEYTYSDIDVIAASVSDDEIVEGENASVIGSIYQAGNVNDPEEIELTATNTETGQTDVVGTQEVSLEPGFYHLGAINITHTFNEAGNYTLELGDRPAGSIEVEAAESDIQVIAASASEHEIVAGEEFHVIGSLYQGGNIDGPEDVTLNATPEDGNGDPIELGVAEDIELSPGFYHLGAINITAEFEDDQAGNYTLELGDRPAGSIEVEAAESDIQVIAASASEHEVVAGEEFHVIGSLYQGGNIDGPEDVTLNATPEDGNGEAIELGVAEDIEIAPGFYHLGAINITAEFEDDQAGNYTLELGDRPAGSIEVEAAESDIQVIAASASEHEIVAGEEFHVIGSIYQGGNVDGPEDITLNATPEDGNGEAIELGVAEDVELSPGFYHLGAINITAEFEDDQAGNYTLELGDRPAGSIEVEAAESDIQVIAASASEHEIVAGEEFHVIGSLYQGGNIEGPEDVTLNATPEDGNGDPIELGVAEDIEIAPGFYHLGAINITAEFEDDQAGNYTLELGDRPAGSIEVEAAESDIQVIAASVTEMNVTTGENFSVVGSLYQGGNVDGPEDITLNATPTDSDELIELGVAEDVEIAPGFYHLGAINITAELDEPGTYDLTLGDYNVGTIGVEESPSDIDVIAASLSEIEVLEDEELYIIGSIYQAGESGTEEIELEATDQDTGDLIELGSQEVELDSGVYHLGAINISFSIDEPGRYDLTLGGQDAGELEVLEATSDIDVIAASASESEIVEGEEFHVVGSLYQGGTIEGPEDVALNATPEDGNGDPIELGVAEDIELAPGFYHLGAVNITAAIDEPGNYTLELGDRPAGSIEVEAAESDIQVIAASASEHEVVEGEEFHVIGSLYQGGNIDGPEDVTLNATPEDGNGDPIELGVAENIELSPGFYHLGAINITAAIDAPGTYALELGDRPAGSIEVEAAESDIQVIAASASESEIVEGEEFHVIGSLYQGGTIEGPEDVALNATPEDGNGDPIELGVAEDIELAPGFYHLGAVNITAAIDEPGNYTLELGDRPAGFIEVEAAESDIQVVAASASESEIVEGEEFHVIGSIYQGGTIDGPEDIALNATPTDGGETIELGVAGDVELSPGFYHLGAINITAEFDESGTYDLELGDRTAGVIAVEEPVVEPEIVDVQGHSTVVDPRTGGDFVYASEDATVEVDVDSNLEIDEVTVLVTSLETTYSVSTEASHAGGTTWSADVPIADLVDDGRYALSVVAVDERDNGGADDAAETLVIDREEPSMSVTIEDVDNEDATVVVESDAPLADVPDVSADFVDSDDGSTEPADVTMETAADNDTRFTGTLEFDETGNYTVTAAGTDLAGNEGEDTASVVVNTGFTLGDGEIVLDETGTSVAFDVADDAEQAIKTQELFLALSENSVNANLDGGQVGVGFLTAELDSFIDHHLEQGTIEGATISMAIDEDELASGVGADDVVLHHYDEPAGEWNAVDSTVTTIGSDPFVTADVTGFSTYGALVIDEKPPEIQVAESPDGDTVRFTYDDDLSGIDLGSVAISVDGTDVTNDDGTSITSSGAEHSFDADPGESFSVTISVADEAGNDATATTSFTLEDDADSSPSPGPFPSPSPDPDDGTDEDEGDADDNGDADEDDSDNGDTDSKKDADDADDDDTGETDDADDADDTDSTDGEMDDGDAGDDESTGESDDSIPGFGLVIALVALLSIALFRTRSLRS, from the coding sequence ATGGTGACCTCGATCGCTGCGCCGGTCGGCGCGGTGGGCGCCTCCGGTGTCGCCGATGATGGTGGATTGGCCGACGGTATGGAGGGGTTATCGCCCGATCTCGGCGGGGAGGGTGCAAATTTGTTGTCGACTGATGGGGACAACGGCGAGGAAGTGGCTGATCCGGAGGAAGATGACGAGGTAGCTGAGTCTGATGCGGACGATGAAGCGACGGATGAGTCAGACGAGTCGGAGGAGGACGATGGAGCGGAGGATGAGCCGGAGGAGGACGACGAAAAGGCGGACGAGTCGGGAGATTCTAGCGACTTCGACCAGGTGCAGACGACGTCAACAAGCTCCCTGTCGTGTGAACAGACGGTCGATGCGGGAGAATCAATTCAGTCTGCAATTTATGACGCCGAGTGGGGCGACACGATCTGTGTCGGGAGTGGAACTTACGAGGAGGACCTGCGATTCGATAGTGGTGGAATAACGCTGGTCGCGGACGGAGATGTGACGCTCGCCCCCGAAGACGAGACGTTTACCGGCGTGTTCGTCAACGCCAGTAGCGTCACGGTCGAGGGCTTCGATGTCCGAGAGTTCTCGCGAGGCATCCACGTGGCGTCCGACACGAGCAGCGTCGAAATTCGCGACAACAATGTGACGGCGAACGACGACGGCGTCCACCTCGCAGGGGTCACCGGAACCGTCATCGACGGGAATACGTTCACGGCGAACGCCGAGAACGGGATCGTATTCCACGAGTATTCATCGCACGAGGCAATCGAGATCACGAACAACACGATCACGGACAACGAGTACCACGCGATTCGTGCGATCGGGGAGCGAGTAGGGAACGGCGCATCCGGAACCCTCGTCTCCGGCAACACCATCTCGAACAATACTGGCACCGATTCTTCCCCGGCGATCAGCTTCAGGCAATCTTCGGATACGACCGTCGTCGACAATGACATCCAGCACGACGGCCAGATCGCGATCGACATTCGGGACTACTCGAGCGATGCGCTGATCGAACGGAACACGATTACGAACACCTCGCGAGGCATTCACCTCGGAGACGCCTCTTCGATCGAGATTCGCGACAACGACATCGAGGGACTGTCAGCGTCCGCCATCTGGATGCGCGCGTCCGACGAGGTCGAAATCGTCGATAACCGCCTCGACGGTAACGGACAAGGAATCTCCTCGGGAGGGGATACGCTCCTCGTCGAGAACAACACGATTTCGAGCGATGGGTCCGACCTCAGCCTGTCCTCGACGACCGACGCGACGGTTCGCGACAACGAGTTCGCTCACGGTGTCACCATGTCGAGCGGGACGAACGAACAGGAGCTGGACCACTTCCGCCACGAGTTCGATGACAACACTGTTGGGGGCGATGACCTCGTCTACGTACGCGACGCAGACGGTGTGACGATTACCCCATCCAGTTATCCGGACGCCGGGCAGCTCATCGTCGCGAATTCGACGGATGTGGAGATTTCGGACTTCGAACTCGGTGGCACCGTCGCCGCGATTCAACTCGGAGTCACTGAGGGAACGATCGTCGCGAACAACACGGTTTCCGACGGTATCGAGGGCGGGAAGGGTGGCATCATCGACATGGGCTCGACTGGATCCCTCATCGAACACAACGACGTCTCGACCGTACAGTACGGGGTGCAACTGGTCGGTGGGTCCGACAGTATCGTCCGAGACAACACGGTGAGCGACACGGTGGGCACGGACCAGGCGTACACGTTCGGTATACACCTCGAACGCCACGGTGAAAACCACGTCGTCCGTGATAACACGGTCACCGGCTCGTACAGCGACGGGATCCACGTCGCCCAGTCTACCGATGGGACGCTCGTCGAAGGGAACACGCTCGAAAACAACGACCGCCACGGACTCCAGATCCGGTGGAACGCTGAAGATTCGGTGGTGCGTGACAACGAGATCTCCGGCAACAGCGACGACGGAATCTACCTCGAACGCGCCGACCGGACGGTCGTCGAAGGGAACGACGTTTCCGAAAACACGCAGGGGATCGCCGCAGGACGCGACACTGTGGATCTCTGGATCGAGGACAACACCATCACCGACAACAGTCTCCAGGGCATTCAGCTCGAACCACCAGGAGCGTTCACCTCTGGAGATGCACCATACAACGCGACGATTCTCGACAACGAAATAGCTGACAACGCTCGGGATGGCATTCTCCTTGACGAGGCCGCAGCAGCGACGGTTGTTGGAAACGCGATCACGAACAACGGACACGTCGATCCGACCTATTCGTACATCACCTACGGCAACGGCATCGGACTAAGTGACGCAATCAACGCCACGGTCGAAAGAAACACGATCGAGGAATCGGTCGTCGACGGCATCGACGTCGGTGCAGGTTCGGGTAACGCGATGCTGTCGAACAACACGGTGACCCACAGCGGTGACCGCGGGATACACGTCGATGCGGAGAACGCGACCCTGCGTCACAACAGTATCGTGGACAACCCAGAGGGGCTCGAATCGAGTGGCGTCGAGGTCGACGCCCGTTTGAACTGGTGGGGCGCCGAGAGCGGCCCGAGTGGGGGCGTCTCTGACCCAGATACCGGAGCCACAGCGAGTGGGTCCGGTGATTCGGTGAGCGCCGACGTCCGATTCGATCCGTGGACGAAGACCGACCCCGCCGACGACGCACCGCACTTCGCGGTGTCGGTCGCGGAGACGAACTCGCCGGTCACCGCCGGCGAGCCACTCGAGGTCGACGTTACCGTCGAGAACACCGGCACCGAGGCAGGAACGCAGACGATTTCCCTCGAGGCGTTCGACGGCTCGACCGTCGACGAACTCGAGGAACTCTCACTCGACCCGGACGAGAATCACACGGCCACGCTCACCTGGGAGACCGAAACGGACGACGCCAGCAGCGGTGACGTGACAGTTCGAAGCGAAGACGACGACGTCACGGCGTCGGTGTCGGTCGACCAGGACGAACCGGTGACGATCACCGAGAGTACGGTCATCTCGGCGCCCGGAACGTACCTGCTCGATGCAAATCTCACCGATGACACGACGGCCATCGAGATTACCTCGAGTGACGTGGTGTTCGACGGACAGGGTCACACCATCACGGGTATCGACGACGCGAGTGATGGGTGGGAGTACGGCGTGTACGTCAACGGAAGTGCTGAGACGCTAACGAATGTCACCGTTCGCGACGTGACAGTTACGGAGTGGCGCCAGGGGGTTCGCTACAGCGGGGCCAACGATGGAACCGTTTCCGACGTCGTCGCAGAGTACAACAGTGGCGGCTTCGTGATTCGCGATGCGAGCAATAACGCCTTCACGAACCTCACTGCGCGACACAACGACAACACAGGGATCTCTGCCGGGTCTACGATCGGTGACGTGACTCTCCATAACTCGTTCACGAACGTCACTGCACACGACAACGGCGACGTGGGAATTAATATGGCTGGAGATTCCAACGACATCGTTGGGGCGAATGTGTCCTCGAACCACGTCGGCATCGAGACCTGGGGAACCGGGAACACGTTCATCGACGCCACCGTCGACGACAACTCCCAGTACGGCCTAAACCTCGAGAGTTCGGGAACCGCCGGCAACACGTTCGAGACGGTCAACGTTTCCGGCAACGGCTGGCACGACATTCGAGTCGGGAGCGACGGAAACACGCTGACGAACGTGACTGCGAGCGGCGAGCACGGAACCGCAATTTATCTCGTCGGCGACCTCTCCGGCGGTCCGGCCGCCAGTCACAACACGTTCGAGTCGCTGACTGTCACCGACACCGACGAAGATGCCATTGGGCTCAGTAACGCCGACCACAACGAGTTTACCGACGTTACGTACGCAGACAGCGATGGACGCGCAGTCAGCGTCACGAGTCGCTCGGAGAACAACGAGTTCACCGACGTGACCGTCACCGGTGGAGCCGCGAGCGCCGTCTATCTGGCGCCGAGCGACAACTACGACAACACCTTCACGAACGTCCAGGTCACGGGAGCTCAGGGCGGGCTGTCGATTTACGGCGACGGAACGACCGTCACGGACCTGACCGTCGAGGACGTCGCTGGAACCGGCATCAGCGTCTCGAGTTCAGCCACAGACAGCGTCGTATCGGGCGTCACGATCAGTAACACCACGACGGGAGTAGCGATGACCGGAACGCCGACGAACAATTCGCTGTCGGATGTCGTCATCGACGGAGCCGACACGGGTCTCTCCGTCGCCGGCCCGGATAACGCGCTGTCCAACGTGACGGTGACCGACACCGACACCGGCGTCTCCGTCGGTGAGTCGGCAACCACCGATTTCGAAACGATCACCCTCGAGGAGACGACGATCTCGTTCGCCGCCCAGAACGTCGAAATCGACTCCGCAACCGAGCCGGACGACTTGCCAGCGGAGGTGAGCCCGTTCGACATGTACGCGAACGTTTCCGAAGCGGGCGACGATCCACAGCTGGAGTACCTGCGGTTCCACTACGACGATTCCGATGTTTTCGACATCGACGAATCGACCCTCGAGATCTGGCAGTTCGACGGGACCTGGAACTCGCCGGCGGACGGGTCGTACGATTCGGGTGTGAACGCAACAGAACAGTACGTCTACGCCGAGAACGTCACCGAGTTTGCCACCTTCGGCGTGTTCAACGACGGCCTCCAGCCCGTGTCGGACGTCACTGACGTCTCACTGAACACTGACGAAGTCGCCGAAGGAGACAACGTTACGGTCTCGGCGACCGTCGAAAACGTCGGCGAGGAGGGCGGAACCCTCTCCATCCCCCTCGAGATCGATGGCGACGTCGTGGACACCAAGACGGTCGACCTCGGGCCCGGCGAGATCACCGAGATCGAGTTCACGCACGCGTTCGACGAGGTGGGGACGTTCGACGTCCGGGTCGGCGGAAGCGACGCCGGCGAAGTCATCGTCCACGAGGGACCGGACATCTCCGTCTTCGGAGCCAGTACGGACCGAACCGAGCTGTCCGAGGACGGCGAGACCGTCACCGTCACCGGCGACCTGTACAACGCCGGGGCCGAGGGCGAACACACCGTACGTCTGCTCGCCGACGGCGAGGTCGTCGACGAGACGGACGTCACGGTCGGCCCCGGAATCGAGCGAGACGGCGTCGAACTGTCCTGGACACCCTCGAGTGAGGAGTTCCCGCCGGCGGGCGAGCATACGGACGTGACGCTCACGCTCGACGGCTTGCTCGTCGAGACGGTGACGCTCGAGTACACCTATTCCGACATCGACGTGATCGCGGCGTCGGTCTCGGACGACGAAATCGTGGAGGGCGAAAACGCGTCCGTGATCGGGAGCATCTATCAGGCGGGCAATGTCAACGACCCCGAGGAGATCGAACTTACGGCGACGAACACCGAAACCGGACAGACCGACGTGGTGGGAACGCAGGAGGTGTCGCTCGAGCCCGGCTTCTACCACCTGGGCGCGATAAACATCACCCACACATTCAACGAGGCGGGCAACTACACCCTCGAACTCGGTGACCGACCTGCCGGATCCATCGAAGTCGAAGCGGCCGAATCGGATATCCAGGTCATCGCCGCCTCCGCTTCCGAGCACGAGATCGTCGCAGGCGAGGAGTTCCACGTCATCGGCAGCCTCTACCAGGGTGGAAATATCGATGGACCCGAAGACGTTACGTTGAACGCGACGCCCGAGGACGGAAACGGCGACCCCATCGAGCTCGGCGTTGCAGAGGACATTGAACTCTCGCCGGGCTTCTACCACCTGGGCGCGATCAACATCACTGCCGAGTTCGAAGACGATCAAGCGGGCAACTACACCCTCGAACTTGGTGATCGACCTGCCGGATCCATCGAAGTCGAAGCGGCCGAGTCGGACATTCAGGTCATCGCCGCCTCCGCCTCCGAGCACGAGGTCGTCGCGGGCGAGGAGTTTCACGTCATCGGCAGCCTCTACCAGGGTGGAAATATCGATGGACCCGAAGACGTTACGTTGAACGCGACGCCCGAGGACGGAAACGGCGAGGCGATCGAACTCGGCGTTGCAGAGGACATCGAGATCGCACCGGGCTTCTACCATCTGGGCGCGATCAACATTACCGCCGAGTTCGAGGACGATCAGGCGGGCAACTACACCCTCGAGTTGGGCGATCGACCTGCGGGATCCATCGAAGTCGAAGCAGCCGAATCGGATATCCAGGTCATCGCCGCCTCCGCCTCCGAACACGAGATCGTCGCGGGCGAAGAGTTCCACGTCATCGGCAGCATCTACCAGGGCGGGAACGTCGACGGGCCGGAGGATATCACGTTGAACGCGACGCCCGAGGACGGAAACGGCGAGGCGATCGAACTCGGCGTCGCGGAGGACGTCGAACTCTCGCCGGGCTTCTACCATCTGGGCGCGATCAACATTACCGCCGAGTTCGAGGACGATCAGGCGGGCAACTACACCCTCGAGTTGGGCGATCGACCTGCCGGATCCATCGAAGTCGAAGCGGCCGAATCGGATATCCAGGTCATCGCCGCCTCCGCTTCCGAGCACGAGATCGTCGCAGGCGAGGAGTTCCACGTCATCGGCAGCCTCTACCAGGGTGGAAATATCGAGGGACCCGAAGACGTTACGTTGAACGCGACGCCTGAGGACGGAAACGGCGACCCCATCGAGCTTGGCGTTGCAGAGGACATCGAGATCGCACCGGGCTTCTACCACCTGGGCGCGATCAACATCACCGCCGAGTTCGAGGATGACCAGGCGGGCAACTACACCCTCGAGCTGGGCGATCGACCTGCGGGATCCATCGAAGTCGAAGCAGCCGAATCGGACATCCAGGTTATCGCCGCCTCCGTCACCGAGATGAACGTCACCACGGGGGAGAACTTCTCCGTCGTCGGCAGCCTCTACCAGGGAGGGAACGTCGACGGCCCCGAAGACATTACGTTGAACGCGACACCGACGGATAGCGATGAACTCATCGAACTCGGCGTCGCGGAGGACGTCGAGATCGCACCGGGCTTCTACCACCTGGGCGCGATCAACATCACCGCGGAGCTCGACGAACCGGGCACCTACGATCTGACATTGGGCGACTACAACGTCGGGACGATCGGTGTCGAAGAATCGCCGTCTGACATCGACGTTATCGCCGCATCGCTCTCGGAGATCGAAGTCCTCGAGGACGAAGAGTTGTACATCATCGGCAGCATCTACCAGGCCGGTGAGAGCGGCACCGAGGAGATCGAACTCGAGGCAACCGATCAGGATACCGGCGACCTGATCGAACTCGGCAGTCAGGAGGTGGAACTCGACTCCGGCGTCTACCACCTGGGTGCGATCAACATCTCGTTCTCTATCGACGAGCCTGGCAGGTACGACCTCACGCTCGGCGGCCAGGACGCTGGAGAGCTCGAAGTACTGGAAGCCACTTCCGACATCGACGTCATCGCCGCCTCCGCCTCCGAGAGCGAGATCGTCGAGGGCGAGGAGTTCCACGTCGTCGGCAGCCTCTACCAGGGCGGGACCATCGAGGGTCCCGAAGACGTCGCGTTGAACGCGACGCCCGAGGACGGAAACGGCGACCCCATCGAACTCGGCGTCGCGGAGGACATCGAGCTTGCGCCGGGCTTCTACCACCTGGGCGCGGTCAACATCACCGCGGCGATCGACGAACCGGGCAACTACACCCTCGAACTTGGTGACCGACCTGCCGGATCCATCGAAGTCGAAGCGGCCGAGTCGGACATCCAGGTCATCGCCGCCTCCGCCTCCGAGCACGAGGTCGTCGAGGGCGAGGAGTTTCACGTCATCGGCAGCCTCTACCAGGGTGGAAATATCGATGGACCCGAAGACGTTACGTTGAACGCGACGCCCGAGGACGGAAACGGCGACCCCATCGAGCTCGGCGTTGCAGAGAACATCGAACTCTCGCCGGGCTTCTACCACCTGGGCGCGATCAACATCACCGCGGCGATCGATGCACCGGGAACCTACGCCCTCGAACTTGGTGATCGACCTGCCGGATCCATCGAGGTCGAAGCGGCCGAATCGGACATCCAGGTCATCGCCGCCTCCGCCTCCGAGAGCGAGATCGTCGAGGGCGAAGAGTTCCACGTCATCGGCAGCCTCTACCAGGGCGGGACCATCGAGGGTCCCGAAGACGTTGCGTTGAACGCGACGCCCGAGGACGGAAACGGCGACCCCATCGAACTCGGCGTCGCGGAGGACATCGAGCTCGCGCCGGGCTTTTACCACCTGGGCGCGGTCAACATCACCGCGGCGATCGACGAACCGGGCAACTACACCCTCGAACTCGGCGATCGGCCTGCCGGATTCATCGAGGTCGAAGCGGCCGAATCAGACATCCAGGTCGTCGCCGCCTCCGCATCCGAGAGCGAGATCGTCGAGGGCGAGGAGTTCCACGTCATCGGCAGCATCTACCAGGGCGGAACCATCGACGGGCCGGAGGATATCGCGCTGAACGCGACGCCGACCGACGGCGGCGAGACGATCGAACTCGGCGTCGCGGGGGACGTCGAACTCTCGCCCGGCTTCTACCACCTGGGGGCGATCAACATCACCGCCGAGTTCGACGAATCGGGAACCTACGACCTCGAGTTAGGCGACCGCACCGCCGGCGTGATCGCGGTCGAAGAGCCCGTTGTCGAGCCCGAAATCGTCGACGTCCAGGGGCACTCGACGGTCGTCGACCCCCGAACCGGCGGCGATTTCGTCTACGCGAGCGAGGACGCCACCGTCGAGGTCGACGTCGATTCGAACCTCGAGATCGACGAAGTGACGGTGCTCGTCACCTCGCTCGAGACGACCTACAGCGTCTCCACCGAGGCGAGTCACGCGGGCGGAACGACGTGGAGCGCGGACGTTCCCATCGCGGACCTCGTCGACGACGGGCGGTACGCACTCTCGGTCGTCGCGGTGGACGAACGCGATAACGGAGGGGCCGACGACGCGGCGGAAACGCTCGTGATCGACCGCGAGGAGCCGTCGATGTCGGTGACGATCGAGGACGTCGACAACGAGGACGCCACGGTGGTCGTCGAAAGCGACGCGCCGCTGGCCGACGTGCCCGACGTCTCGGCGGATTTCGTCGATTCGGACGATGGCTCGACCGAACCCGCCGACGTGACGATGGAAACCGCCGCGGACAACGACACCCGGTTCACCGGAACGCTCGAGTTCGACGAAACGGGTAACTACACCGTCACCGCCGCCGGAACCGATCTCGCCGGAAACGAGGGCGAGGACACGGCGTCGGTCGTCGTCAACACCGGCTTCACGCTCGGAGACGGCGAAATCGTGCTCGACGAGACGGGAACGTCGGTCGCGTTCGACGTCGCCGACGACGCTGAGCAGGCGATCAAAACCCAGGAGCTGTTCCTCGCGCTCTCGGAAAACTCCGTCAACGCGAACCTCGACGGTGGCCAAGTCGGGGTCGGCTTCCTCACCGCGGAGCTGGACAGCTTCATTGACCATCATCTCGAGCAGGGAACGATCGAGGGAGCGACGATCTCGATGGCAATCGACGAGGACGAACTCGCCTCCGGCGTCGGTGCCGACGACGTGGTTCTCCACCACTACGACGAACCCGCCGGGGAGTGGAACGCCGTCGACTCGACCGTGACGACGATCGGCAGCGATCCGTTCGTGACCGCCGACGTCACAGGCTTTTCGACGTACGGTGCCCTGGTTATCGACGAGAAGCCACCGGAGATTCAGGTCGCCGAGTCGCCCGACGGTGACACCGTCCGCTTCACGTACGACGACGATCTCTCCGGAATCGACCTGGGTTCGGTGGCGATCTCGGTCGATGGTACGGATGTTACCAACGACGATGGAACGAGTATCACCTCGTCGGGCGCTGAACACTCGTTCGATGCCGACCCCGGCGAGAGTTTCTCCGTGACGATTTCGGTCGCCGACGAGGCTGGAAACGATGCGACTGCCACGACGAGTTTCACCCTCGAGGACGACGCCGACTCGTCACCGTCTCCAGGCCCGTTCCCATCACCGTCGCCGGATCCTGATGATGGCACGGACGAGGATGAGGGAGATGCAGATGACAACGGTGACGCCGACGAGGATGACTCGGATAATGGCGACACCGACAGCAAGAAAGACGCTGACGACGCAGATGACGACGACACCGGCGAAACGGACGACGCGGACGACGCTGACGATACTGACAGCACGGACGGTGAGATGGACGATGGCGACGCCGGCGACGACGAGTCTACCGGCGAATCCGACGACAGCATCCCCGGATTCGGGCTCGTGATCGCTCTCGTCGCACTCCTCTCTATCGCGCTATTCCGGACCCGATCGCTTCGGTCGTAA